Proteins encoded within one genomic window of Bacillota bacterium:
- a CDS encoding pyruvate, phosphate dikinase, producing MIPEKQVYSFEEGRAEMKALLGGKGANLAEMIRIGLVVPPGFVVTTEACIRYYEEGQTMSSSLKEEVEEHLKALEKKMGKRFGDAEKPLLLSVRSGAVVSMPGMMDTILNLGLNRETTEGLARQVGDRRFALDCYRRFIQMYSDVVLKVEHDFDGIMQEEKDRRGFQTDIELDEEALEVIIDRFIAVTEKETAQPFPNDPREQLFRSIQAVFDSWNTPRANVYRRANNIPDDLGTAVNVQTMVFGNRGESSGTGVIFTRNPSTGENKLYGEYLINAQGEDVVAGIRTPKHIDELKDEMPRIYDELIRLCKKLEKHYRDMQDIEFTIEEGKLYFLQTRTGKRTAASAVKVAVDLVEEGIISREEAISRIEPDQLEQLMHRQIDERAALDVIAGGLPASPGAAAGQVVFDADTAEEWSEKGRKVILVRTETTPDDIHGMIAAEGILTSRGGMTSHAAVVARGMGKPCVCGSEEIRVDNENQCLQVDGRTVTRGEVISIDGATGRVMWGEVPMVEHRISGDFQTILDWADQVRTMKVRANADTPGDAARAIELGAEGIGLCRTEHMFFSPERLPVVQEMILAESMEKREAALQRILPLQRDDFKGIFEAMLGYPVTVRLLDPPLHEFLPDRDELLLQVNDLRKKGESAALKEKEALWQKVNALHEFNPMLGHRGCRLGLVFPEIYRMQVRAILEAAVELIKEGVEEARIMPEIMIPLVGNEGEIKAIRELVEGVMAEVEKETSVKLSYPVGTMIELPRACMIAERIAKHADFFSFGTNDLTQTTFGFSRDDAEGKFLPHYLENKILARNPFMEIDRDGVGELVRIAVEKGRLIKPGLEQGVCGEHGGNPASVKFFREVGLDYVSCSPFRVPVARLAAAQAAINQSR from the coding sequence ATCATCCCCGAAAAGCAGGTGTACAGTTTTGAGGAAGGGCGAGCAGAGATGAAAGCACTGCTGGGAGGGAAAGGGGCCAACCTGGCGGAAATGATCCGCATCGGGCTGGTCGTTCCCCCCGGTTTCGTGGTGACTACAGAAGCTTGTATCCGTTATTACGAGGAAGGGCAGACGATGTCTTCTTCCTTGAAAGAGGAAGTCGAGGAGCATCTGAAAGCGCTGGAAAAGAAGATGGGCAAGAGGTTCGGTGATGCAGAAAAACCCTTGTTGCTCTCCGTGCGTTCCGGGGCAGTGGTGTCCATGCCCGGGATGATGGATACTATCTTGAATCTGGGCCTGAACCGGGAAACAACGGAGGGTCTGGCCAGGCAGGTTGGCGACCGCCGCTTTGCTCTGGATTGCTATCGTCGTTTTATACAGATGTACAGTGATGTGGTGCTCAAGGTGGAACATGATTTTGATGGAATCATGCAGGAGGAAAAGGATAGAAGGGGCTTCCAGACCGATATTGAACTTGATGAAGAGGCGCTGGAGGTAATCATAGATCGGTTCATCGCTGTGACCGAGAAAGAAACCGCGCAGCCATTCCCCAACGATCCCCGGGAACAACTTTTTCGTTCGATTCAGGCTGTTTTTGATTCCTGGAACACGCCGCGGGCAAACGTTTACAGAAGGGCAAACAATATTCCCGATGATCTGGGAACGGCGGTAAATGTGCAGACGATGGTTTTTGGCAACCGTGGCGAGAGCAGTGGTACGGGGGTTATCTTTACCCGCAACCCCTCCACCGGAGAAAACAAACTGTACGGGGAATACCTGATCAATGCCCAGGGTGAAGATGTGGTGGCCGGAATTCGTACCCCGAAACATATCGATGAATTGAAAGACGAAATGCCCCGGATCTACGATGAATTGATCCGCCTCTGCAAGAAACTCGAGAAGCATTACAGGGATATGCAGGATATAGAATTTACCATAGAGGAAGGGAAACTTTATTTTCTACAGACGAGGACGGGAAAGAGGACGGCGGCTTCGGCAGTGAAGGTGGCCGTGGATCTGGTTGAGGAGGGGATTATCTCCAGGGAAGAGGCCATATCGAGGATAGAGCCGGATCAGCTTGAACAGTTGATGCACCGCCAGATCGATGAGCGGGCGGCATTGGATGTCATCGCCGGCGGGCTACCGGCATCTCCGGGGGCCGCTGCGGGGCAGGTGGTTTTCGATGCGGATACGGCCGAGGAATGGAGTGAAAAAGGACGCAAGGTCATCCTGGTCCGGACGGAGACAACGCCGGATGATATTCACGGAATGATCGCCGCCGAGGGTATCCTTACCAGCCGGGGGGGGATGACCAGCCATGCAGCGGTGGTGGCGCGGGGAATGGGAAAACCTTGTGTTTGCGGGAGTGAAGAGATCCGGGTAGACAATGAAAACCAGTGTTTGCAGGTTGACGGACGGACCGTGACCAGGGGGGAGGTCATTTCCATCGACGGAGCCACGGGGAGGGTGATGTGGGGTGAAGTACCGATGGTCGAACACCGGATCAGCGGGGATTTCCAGACCATCCTTGATTGGGCCGATCAGGTCAGGACGATGAAGGTCAGGGCCAATGCTGACACCCCCGGGGATGCTGCCCGGGCTATAGAGCTGGGTGCGGAAGGGATCGGCCTCTGCCGCACCGAGCATATGTTTTTCTCACCGGAACGCCTGCCCGTGGTCCAGGAGATGATTCTGGCCGAATCCATGGAAAAAAGAGAGGCGGCCCTGCAACGCATCTTGCCGTTGCAGCGGGACGATTTCAAGGGAATCTTTGAAGCAATGCTCGGCTATCCGGTCACGGTGCGGCTGCTTGACCCGCCACTACATGAGTTTCTACCGGATCGCGATGAACTGCTGCTGCAAGTGAATGATCTGAGAAAAAAGGGTGAATCCGCGGCGTTGAAGGAGAAGGAGGCACTCTGGCAGAAGGTCAATGCCCTGCATGAGTTCAATCCCATGCTGGGGCATCGGGGCTGCCGCCTGGGCCTGGTCTTTCCCGAGATTTACAGGATGCAAGTCAGGGCCATTCTGGAAGCGGCAGTGGAACTCATCAAGGAAGGGGTCGAGGAGGCCAGGATCATGCCGGAGATCATGATTCCGCTGGTCGGGAATGAGGGTGAGATCAAGGCCATCAGGGAACTGGTGGAAGGGGTCATGGCCGAGGTGGAGAAGGAGACATCGGTAAAATTATCATACCCCGTGGGGACGATGATCGAACTTCCCCGGGCTTGCATGATCGCGGAGCGGATTGCCAAACATGCCGATTTCTTCTCCTTCGGCACCAACGATCTGACCCAGACCACGTTTGGCTTCAGCCGGGATGATGCCGAAGGCAAATTCCTTCCGCATTATCTTGAAAATAAAATCCTGGCCAGAAATCCTTTCATGGAAATAGATCGGGACGGGGTTGGCGAACTGGTGCGAATTGCCGTGGAGAAAGGCCGATTGATCAAACCGGGCCTGGAGCAGGGTGTCTGCGGGGAACACGGTGGTAACCCCGCTT
- a CDS encoding glycine--tRNA ligase subunit beta: MPANLLLEIGCEEIPSRYLASATQQIKDIATSLFEEKRIRFSGARSWSTPRRLAVMLEGVAEGQEDLVKELKGPPVKNAFDHDGFPTAASTGFARRAGVEVEDLARKTINGTEYLVAQKEVYGKPTMELLPALMYQIASLIRFPRSMYWQKKGTRFARPVRWLLCLFGHREVNFDFAGVLSSRKTYGHRFLSGGAIELVDADEYFRAMKDNHVIIDRQERKEYILEMLMESAAELGGKPLYTPELLEEVSYLVEYPVAISGSFPEEYLSIPPEVLVTTMQVHQRFFPVVSLSTGELMPNFLGISNNLHSEHTQRGYEKVIEARLADAVFFYREDAKIGLDEYVPDLKKVVFLEAVGSLFEKTGRIKHLTQYMGEQWGLSSRDLEEAGRAAYLCKADLITNMVKEFPELQGVMGREYAILSGEGEGVAGAVYEHYLPRSAGDDLPSSNAGLLVSLADRLDTLASCFYAGIQPTGSEDPYALRRQALGMASILLEKKIPVSLPRAINEAFLQIEQNGGKEPAEGEEARQKMGDFVTQRIRYLFLKEKNLPYDIIDAVLAVPYEIIADLFKRASVLQEARGQKYLEDALALYTRVHNMVRHIPGGGDVDDSLFEDPAESRLWQALQEAEIQSGEEWAESNYEGVLSTFGSLRADVDLFFDKVLVMADDESLRNNRLNMLARIKKMFNRYAEFSLIQIT, translated from the coding sequence TTGCCCGCTAATCTGCTCCTGGAAATAGGTTGTGAGGAGATTCCTTCGCGGTATCTGGCTTCGGCCACGCAACAGATAAAGGATATTGCAACGTCACTGTTTGAAGAAAAAAGAATCAGGTTCAGCGGGGCACGAAGCTGGTCCACACCGCGCCGATTGGCCGTGATGCTCGAAGGGGTGGCCGAAGGCCAGGAGGATCTGGTGAAAGAACTGAAAGGGCCTCCGGTCAAGAACGCTTTTGACCATGATGGATTCCCCACCGCTGCTTCTACAGGTTTTGCCCGGCGTGCCGGGGTAGAAGTGGAGGATCTCGCCAGAAAAACGATCAACGGGACGGAATACCTTGTGGCCCAAAAAGAGGTTTACGGAAAACCAACCATGGAATTGCTTCCGGCATTGATGTACCAGATTGCCAGCTTGATCAGATTTCCGAGATCCATGTACTGGCAGAAAAAAGGAACCCGCTTTGCGCGGCCCGTACGCTGGCTTTTATGCCTTTTTGGACACCGGGAAGTGAATTTTGATTTTGCCGGCGTGCTTTCCTCAAGAAAAACATACGGCCACCGATTTCTTTCCGGTGGGGCCATCGAGTTGGTGGATGCAGATGAATATTTCCGGGCCATGAAGGATAATCATGTCATCATCGACAGGCAGGAACGGAAAGAGTATATCCTGGAAATGCTGATGGAAAGTGCAGCGGAATTGGGCGGGAAACCCCTGTACACGCCGGAATTGCTGGAAGAAGTTTCTTACCTTGTTGAATATCCCGTGGCGATCAGCGGGTCGTTCCCGGAAGAATATCTGAGCATACCCCCGGAAGTTCTGGTGACGACGATGCAGGTGCATCAGCGTTTTTTCCCCGTGGTTTCGCTTTCTACGGGAGAATTGATGCCCAATTTTCTGGGGATCAGCAACAATCTTCACAGCGAACATACACAGCGGGGCTACGAGAAGGTGATCGAGGCCCGTCTGGCCGACGCAGTTTTTTTCTACCGCGAAGATGCGAAGATCGGGCTGGATGAGTATGTACCCGATCTGAAAAAGGTTGTTTTTCTGGAAGCGGTGGGCTCCCTGTTCGAAAAAACCGGAAGGATTAAACATCTTACGCAATACATGGGGGAACAATGGGGCCTCTCCTCCCGGGATCTGGAAGAAGCGGGGAGGGCAGCCTATCTATGCAAAGCCGATCTGATCACCAACATGGTCAAGGAATTTCCCGAGTTGCAGGGAGTCATGGGCAGGGAATATGCCATTCTGAGCGGAGAGGGGGAAGGGGTTGCCGGGGCAGTGTATGAACATTACCTGCCCAGATCTGCGGGTGATGATCTGCCTTCTTCCAATGCCGGATTGCTCGTGTCACTTGCCGACAGGCTGGACACGTTGGCCTCTTGTTTTTACGCCGGTATACAGCCTACCGGGTCGGAAGACCCCTATGCTTTGAGAAGGCAGGCATTGGGGATGGCAAGTATCCTCCTGGAGAAAAAGATCCCGGTCTCTCTCCCCCGGGCCATCAATGAAGCATTTTTGCAGATCGAGCAAAACGGCGGGAAAGAACCTGCAGAAGGGGAAGAGGCCAGGCAGAAGATGGGGGATTTTGTTACACAGAGGATCAGATACCTGTTTTTGAAGGAAAAAAATCTACCCTATGATATAATAGATGCGGTTCTGGCAGTGCCGTACGAAATCATTGCCGATCTGTTCAAACGGGCATCGGTTTTGCAGGAGGCCCGTGGACAAAAATATCTTGAAGATGCGTTGGCTCTCTATACCAGGGTGCATAACATGGTCCGCCACATTCCGGGCGGTGGTGATGTAGATGATTCCCTGTTCGAAGACCCGGCTGAATCCCGGCTCTGGCAGGCCTTGCAGGAGGCTGAAATCCAAAGTGGGGAGGAATGGGCGGAATCCAATTACGAGGGGGTTCTATCCACCTTCGGAAGCCTGAGGGCAGACGTCGATCTGTTTTTTGATAAAGTCCTGGTTATGGCCGATGACGAATCGCTGCGGAATAATCGCCTCAACATGCTGGCGCGGATAAAAAAAATGTTCAACCGTTATGCGGAATTTTCATTAATCCAGATCACTTGA